Below is a genomic region from Rosa chinensis cultivar Old Blush chromosome 5, RchiOBHm-V2, whole genome shotgun sequence.
ATTAGTTAGATTATTCTTTCTAAATTATCCCCTACTTTTTAGGGACATATGCACTTTTGCACTTTTGTCTTTTATGTGTCTATTTACTATGTATGTTCACAGTTCATAGGCTCgcttttaataagtgagcatggaTGTTCTTTAATGAGTGGTACTAGATATATATACCACATTTTCTTATTTGCCCTCTGTATTCAAGGCACTGGAAATGCATGTAATATATAGCTCTAGCTTGAGTCTATAATGAGAAATCATTTatgatttgattaaaaaaaaaatcctaattatAAAATCATAGATAACGCTTGTTTTAGAATATCAAATCATTTCTTAATTGTCTTCTTTTATTCATAATCGCATGCACTTGTGAACTTGTGCACCTGATGAACGAAAATTAAAACAAGAAATGCATTAAGGGGATGATGAATCTTGATTTTGCTCTGTCATCTTGATGAGGAAAGAGGTGAGAAAGAGGTAGAGAAGAGATTGAAAATCAATTGATTTTCATCATGCTCGATCTGTCAAAGACTTGAcataattaatcaattttttGTTCTACAATAGATGAGTttcaagaggaaaaaaaaaatcctcttaACTATATTCCAAATTGAAGTAGTAATAAATGATTTTTAGAAAGAAAATTCAATAAATGGATTGGCCATTGATCAAAACAAAatttctagaaaaaaaaaaaagaaatttgttaaaggaaaaacacattatgtgtcttcgtcaaagtaactgacaaagaggaaattaatgaattgtGATTATAGCTCAACTAGCATTTACTAATTATAATTGATATTTTTATTATAATTCTCTCCTTATCTAAATGGACTAtcaaatgaaatgagtaaatCAATTCTCATTTACTTTtataaaattgaagaaatttCAACATCTTATAGATATTTTAGAACTTGAATTCTACGTTTCTACCCCACGTTATCCAGCTACCAGTCCCACACTCCCACCCAAGAGTAGCTCAAAGTCCAACAGCCGTTGCACAGACATTCCATGCACCCAACCCGCCCCGTCAAATGAACTGAAAAAGACCTCGAAAACGAAATACTAAAAAACTATTTAAAGCCTCCCCCGTCTTCCCTTCCCCGCTACTAGTATCTCTCTTCCTTCGCTTTGACTCCAGTTTCATTTCTCTCAACCTCTTCTCTCTCAAAAGCCCcaccctcctctctctctctctctctcatcccgcCAAAACTTCACAGAGGTACGCAATAGTATGCAAGAGACTCCATGTCAGTTACCGTGGCAAGCAAATTTGATTATAATTCTCTAATTTGGTTCACTTTCCGTTTTTAATGACTTATTTTCATAGAACATAGAAAAAGTGCTTctgattttctttgtttgatgatAGGAAATGATTAAGCTGTAATCGGTTCACTTGGTGGAGCTGCAATGGAGTTTTTAGGTGTCGGAATTCGGAAAAGCTATGGAGGTTTGTGGGCTAAATTGGCAATTTTACTGGTTCTGAGTACTATTGAACGAGCGGTGTGCGATTCCGACTATTTGATTGGGCTCGGGAGCTATGACATCACCGGACCGGCCGCTGATGTCAATATGATGGGGTATGCTAACACGGAGCAGATCGCTTCCGGAGTTCACTTCAGGCTGCGAGCTCGCTCGTTCATTGTGGCGGAGCCGAAGGGCAACCGAGTGGTGTTTGTGAATCTTGATGCTTGCATGGCCTCGCAGCTTGTGAAATTGAAAGTTATTGAGAGGTTGAAGGCAAGGTACTGTGTTCTAatgcccttttttttctttttttcttttctttttgcagCAAAGCTATGATATTTTGAAAGTTCATATTAAGTGTGAATTACCTTAATCTGATTTAATGGATAGTGTTGAATTGATAGAGAGCTTGCATTTCCATGGCATAGTATTGAATTATAGTGATCCAATTGTGCAGATTGAGAGGTTCTTAGTTTGGCTATTTGATATAGAAAAAACATTATCCTGATAGGAAAATTCTTACTTTCAAGATATCTTATGTTGGAAATGAGAACAGTGAAATGAAGAGGCAAGGAGCGATTTTAGTCAGGACAGTTTGAAATTAATATCCAAGTTTAGTCTGCATATTTTTTGAAGGGTGATTGCATGGTTTTAGATTGCATAATGGAATTTTGTACTGTGGTGTTTCTTGGCAGGTATGGGGATCTATACACTGAGAAGAATGTAGCTATTAGTGGAATTCACACCCATGCTGGCCCTGGGGGTTATCTACAGTATATTGTGTATATTGTAACATCTCTTGGGTTCGTGCGTCAGTCATTTGATGCCCTTGTTGATGGCATTCAGCAAAGTATTATTCAAGCCCATGATAATCTTGCGCCAGGATCAGTTTTTGTTAATAAGGGTAATTGGGAGGTTCattgttcttttttctcttgGTTTCAACTATTGGTGACTACTTACTAATGTAGGTTTTGGTTCTTACAGGAGAAATCTTAGATGCTGGAGTAAACCGTAGTCCTAGTGCTTATCTCAATAATCCTGCAGCAGAGCGCAGTAAATACAAATATGATGTCGATAAAGAAATGACTCTTCTGAAGTTTGTCGATAATCAATGGGGTCCAGTGGGTAGCTTCAATTGGTTTGCAACTCATGGAACTTCTATGAGTCGGACAAACTCATTAATTAGTGGGGATAACAAGGGTGCTGCTGCACGATTTATGGAAGACTGGTTTGAGGAGAATGGTGGTAGAAGTGCATATTCTGATGATATTGATGCTGCCGATATGCCGCGAAGAGTGTCAAACATAGTTTCTGACCATCATGATAATCGTAAGTAATTATCTAGCTGCATTTAACtactgtacacacacacacacataaatgACTTAGACTCTTCAGATGGAGTTGAATTATCGTATGGGTCAATATCTTTCACTTAGCAAAGAACAGATCCTCATATTTACACCATGTTCTCCAATAAGTTTTACTTTTTGTAAGCATTAATGATTCCTGTCTTAGAAAATTCTTTAAATGTGTCAGAAATACAGATACGGCATTGCATATGAGCCTTATATATATTCCAAATATCTGCGATGCTAATATTGCTTTAGATTTTGGTGATTCTTAAGCCACTAGCCCACTAGTCTATATGTGGTGCTTGCTTGATACCTGACTTCAtgactctatatatatatatatgaaatattGTGTAAACATATGCCATGCCACATTGTCTGAACTAAACTTTGGTGCACATGCGTGCCATATGTTGGGTTTCAATTCTATGCCCAGAACTATGGGATGTAGATCGGATTGTATTTTTCGTTCACACTAGGTTGCATCGAGTCATTACAATACTTACTCATGGGACCCATAAGAATCATTTaattactttttcttttgatgCAGACCATGAGTTACTGGAGCTTGCTGCATCCTTTCAGTCTCCTCCTGGTAAGCCAGCAACCAGGTCCTTGAGTGTTGCAAGACGTGTCAGGGGTGTACTAAGGCAGGCTAACAAGCCTAGATTTGTTTCTGCCTTTTGTCAATCAAACTGTGGTGATGTGAGCCCAAATGTTCTAGGAGCTTTCTGCACAGATACTGGGCTACCTTGTGATTTCAATCACAGCACCTGTGGTGGGAAGAATGAGTTGTGCTATGGCCGAGGACCGGGGTATTAATTGCTCTGTGCACTATATACCTTTAGTTATTGATATATCTATATGATGCTCGTGTGAATACTAAACTGCATTTTGTGCATAATATGACAGTTACCCAGATGAATTTGAAAGTACACGTATTATTGCTGAGAGGCAACTGAGAAAAGCTGTGGATCTTTTCAACAAAGCATCTGAACAGTTGACCGGGAAGATTGAATATCGCCACACTTACCTCAACTTCTCCCAGCTTGAAGTAACCCTTCCCAAGAAGGGGGGAGGTTCTGAGGTGGTAAAGACATGTCCTGCTGCAATGGGATTCGGATTTGCTGCTGGAACCACTGATGGACCTGGAGCTTTTGATTTCAAGCAAGGGGATGATAAGGTAACATGCATTTGCGATATTACCTAGGTGGTGCATGTTCTATGCTCTTTCCTTAGTACTGATTGACTCTTTTGCATGGTCATTGGGTTTTATCAGGGAAATCCTTTCTGGAGATTAGTGCGCGATGTACTCAAAACACCAGGCCAGGAACAAATTGATTGTCAGCGTCCAAAGCCAATCTTGCTTGATACTGGTGAAATGAAGCAACCATATGACTGGGCGGTAGGTTAAAATGATTTGACATATTTAATTTGACAACGATGTAACTGTATATGGAACACATAAAATGGTTGGTTCGATGTAGTATCTCATTTGAACTATTTAAAACTCTTATGTAACTTTGTAGCTTTGTCTTTTATATTAGAATGTAGTTGCTAAGGTCCTAGTAAATAACAGTTTCTGTGTTAGATGTTTGGGAAGCCTTCAGGTAATCCGATAGGCAATAGTAAATCCAAAGATCTTTAATGATAAGGCATGAGGTTGCTGCCATTTGATTTGTGAACTTGCAGGCCCCTTTACCTGTTTGTTTCAGTTGAAGAGAGATGTTTTGTCTGAGTGACATAAATATTTTGGTTGGTAACTTTTGGAGTATTGTGATATCTTCCTTAAAGATCCTCTTTGTCCATGGTTTTTTGCAGCCTTCAATACTTCCAATTCAGATCTTCCGGATAGGGCAGCTTGTCATTCTCAGTGTACCTGGAGGTAGTAATCCTGCTTCTCCTTCACtaattttataaaataaatCATAAGAGTTCATGTTTAACTTTTTAAAGTGAGTTTCAAGTCCGCATAACTTCAGTCTTCGTCTAGGTTTATGTTCTATAAAATTTAAAGCAATCTATGGATAGCAGTTATTTCAGAGAACAGTAAATGGCCTTACGGTGAACGATTAGTATGCAGTTGGAGAAACTTCCTGATGTTGCCTATGAAATATCCCATGTATTATTAGTTTATTATTCTTGTCCATTATTTGAAGTTGCCGGACACGGCTAACTTTTGGACCAGCCAACATGGTTGTATGATTCCTAACAgtttttatgaatttttttacaAACAGAATTTACAACAATGGCTGGTAGGCGGCTCCGTGATGCTGTGAAAACCATACTGACTAGTGCTGGTCATGGTGGAAATATTCATGTTGTGCTAGCAGGATTGACTAATACATATTCTCAGTATATCACGACCTTTGAAGAGTATGAGGTGCAGAGATATGAGGTGAGTTTTTACTTTCTTGAATCTATCACTTGCTAATACATTCCAACATGGGTTAATTGAGAGGAAAATTAGTCATAGGATCGTACTATAAGGAAAATCGTAAGAAAGGTTACCTACCATAGCAGCAGGATTTGTTATATGTAGGGAGTTTAATTTGGAGATAGTTTATCTGGTAACTGGAATAGACTACTAACTGTTTTGTGGAAGTTAGGAAGTGATtcactattttcattttttcgtTACTttgtaatttcattttttttttgttacattttaaatttcattttgaTACAAGTTCTGTGCAGTTGTATGATATGTTAGAATGTTGGTCCAGTTTCATTATTGTATTCGTTTCTTTAACACATTCGACTTCCTAGGGTGCATCCACTCTCTATGGACCACACACGCTAAGTGCCTACATTCAGGAGTTCAAGAAGCTTGCTACAGCTCTCATCAGTAACCAACCCGTCGCATCAGGTCCACAACCCCCAGATCTCCTTGATAAGCAGATAAGCTTGCTTACTCCAGTTGTTATGGATGCAACCCCTGTTGGTGTCAGTTTTGGGGATTGCAGTTCGGATGTGCCTCAAAACTCCACCTTTAAGAGAGGTCATGACATGGTAACAGTTACCTTCTGGTCGGCTTGTCCTCGGAATGACCTATTGACGGAAGGTACATTTGCCCTTGTGGAGATTCTCCATGGAAAGGATACTTGGGTTCCAGCTTACGATGACGATGATTTCTGTCTGCGCTTTAAGTGGTCAAGACCTTCCAAACTCAGTACTAGAAGTCAGGCCACCATGGAATGGAGAATTCCTCAGTCCGCAACTCCCGGCGTATACAGAATAAGGCATTTTGGTGCCTCCAAGAGCCTGGTTGGATCGATTCGCCACTTTACGGGTTCATCTAGTGCTTTTGTAGTAGCATAAGAATAGTATCCGTGACTCTATATGTATACTTTATGTGATAATAGATGACCGAGTGATTACCACGGGGTTCTGAAATAAGTGTTTCTATCTATCTCGTCATCTTTTCCATTGACCTTTTCTTTGCATTACGGTCACTTCACGTTGCAACATAAACAATGTTAGTGAGAATGGGATAAATTGTAGCCAAATATGAGAATAGATTTAGGAGGTGATATTACacttttgtgttttaaattacTACTACTTTTGCACCATTTTTGCGTTTTTATTAGAACACAAAAGAGTAAGCTTCACCTCCCTAAATTTTTATTAGAGCTCACAAAGTCATCATACGGTCATGCCTCCTAAATTGATTGTTGGAGAACGGTGCAAGAGGCAGTCGGTAACATTGCTGGAAACAAaataaagccaaaaaaaaaaaaaaacagtaaaattAATGTTATATataatgttctaaaaatcgctagACAGTAGGTGGGCGGTGAAAATGAAAGCGAATAAAACTCAAACGAAATTAATTTAGGCggatgtttattttattttaattttattatacaagCATATAAACAAATACAACTAAATCCAAAAACAATCCTTAGTAATATTATTGAttgaaaacattaaaaaaaagaaagtatatATTGAGTACTACAAAGATCAATTTTAAGCTGTTTAACCACAAATAATAAATATTTTGTCCTAACCCACTTAAGCCTAGAGAGATTTTTAGAAAAATGATTACATAGCAAGAGATCCAAATATGAATTTGGGAGGTTTAGATTACAAACGCATGAAAAGGGtggaaaaaattttaaaaaattagaagaaaaaaaaaaggatgtggTTAGAGAGTCGAAACGTTGCGTTTCAGTGTAGTTAGCTGATGATGCAAATAGTTAGGTTTGCATTTGAGACAAGGGGAATGCTCATTTCCCAGTCTTACGCTTAATAAAACCCGGCAGCTGAGCTCCGACTGCTTTCAGACTTTCCGACTCGGAGCGAAGAATATTCTTAAAAGAATATTCGAGAAGCCAGGCAGGCTTAAGTTAGGAGAGCTCAAACtgaaaacgaagaagaagaaagaaacaaagaaagaagaaaatgtcGGTTCAAGAGTATCTGGATAATCACTTGCTCTCTCGCAAAATCGAAGACGCCGTCAATGCCGCCGTCAGGGCCAAAGCCGCCGATCCCGTCCTCTTCATCgtaattctctctcttttctctttgattttCTTGGAAAATGCGTGAACAAGGTTGATTTCCGTTTGAATTTTGGCACCGGTTTTCGGTTCAATTTTGTGTTTGATGTTTGTTTCGAAATGAATAATTCGCAGTCGAATCATATGAGGAAGGCGATTCCGTCAGTGATAACGAAGGTCAAAGCTCGGCAGATCCTCGATAGCAGAGGAATTCCTACTGTTGAAGTTGATCTTCATACTAACAAGGGCATGTTTCGTGCTTCAGCTCCGAGTTCCGATCTTACTGGATTGTAAGCTTCCCTTTTACTGCTCTGTGATCTTTGAATGTGGAAATGCTTTGTATGATTGGAAAATTCGAGTTGTTATTGCGCTTGTGAAGAATTTATTATAGTAGAGTATGAGATTCTAAGACGAATTATTGTTTTGGGGAATTGCAGTGGTGAAACTAGGTATGAGGCTGTTGAGTTGCGAGATGGGGATAAGGGATCGTATCTTGGAAGTAGTGTGAATAAAGCTGTTAAGAATGTGAATGAGAAAATATCTGAAGCATTGGTTGGGATGGATCCTACACTTCAATCGCAGATTGATCAGGCAATGATAGACTTGGATAAGACAGAAAAGAAGGTACGGTTGTCTACTTGTTTCAGCGTGGTTTAATGTAATTAAGCTGCTTGTTGAGTATTAGTTATTGCTATATCTTGATTTGTTTCATAATATTGCATTTCTCTTATCTATGGTAGTATGCACAATTATCCTTGTCTATATTTAAGAGGATGGCAAATTATAGGCAGGCATCTCTCATAATTATTTCCAAATTCTGCATAGCTGAAATTGTAGATTATAACTGTAACAAACATCTATAGTCTTAATCTGGATTTTTCTGCTAATAACTTTCTGAATCTAGCTGAAATTGGATAATATGAATCTCTTGTTAGTCACTGTACGTGTTGTTAATGTACACTATTTATGTTTGCTTCTTTCATCTTTTGGAGAAGTGTCATGGTTCATCTCAAATCATCTTTCAGGGTGAACTTGGAGTGAATGCCATATTGGCTGTGTCGATGGCTGCTTGCAAAGCTGGGGCTGCTCAGAAAGAGGCACGTATAAGTTATTAGTTTCTTAAATATGCTAAAAGATATATGCCACCTATTGTTTCTGAGAAGAGATCAACTGCAGGTTCCACTGTACAAACACATTGCTGACCTTTCTGGAAGACACACCCTGACCCTGCCTGTTCCTGCTTTCACTCTTATAAGTGGAGGAAAACGTGCTGGGAATAGTCTAGCCATTCAGGTATGCTCTGGTAAGCTTTAATGTTTAGATACGTTCTTTTTAGCTCTCTGGGTTGTCAATTATGTGTGGAGAGCGGTTTCAAAATGgcaactttcttttctctttcttttcttatgaGTACTTGTATTGACATCATTATATATTCAGGAAATTATGATTCTCCCAATTGGAGCTAACAGGTTTGAGGAGGCACTACAAATGGGATCAGAAACTTATCATCACTTGAAGGTATACCTTTTGTAAGGCTGTTCAACTTTTGAGGTGACTTTCGGCATAATGTTCCTTGTGACCTGATAATTACGCACGTGTtgagttgtttattttttatgagtAGTCATCCATATTTTACTTGCAACTTGACAGGTCAAAGTCTGTAGCTTATTGCTAGGGTTCCTCTgtattaaatatttatttatcaaaAAGTCATTGTGGAAATCCCTGAAATGAATTCCCCATGGCACTTCATGGCTGAGtctcaactgatcaatctcTGGGTATGCATGATAATTCATTGGGCTTACATGGTCAAGTCAATATCCAGCTGTCAATAGTATCCCATTTTAAATGTGCAAAATTTTAAAGACAGCGTTTGCTTTGTACCAATGAGATGTCAGGATGTCCTTCTACTATTGATTGCTATTATTGTTTATAAAAAAGAGCAGGCTGTTATTGTAGACAAGTATGGCGCACATGGATGTAATGTCGGTGAAGACGGTGGTTTTGCTCCCAACATCTCCAGGCAAGTCTGTCTTAGTATGATATGTCATGTTATTTAATTTCTATACCTTATGTGGATCCTGTTCCCGTCTCTGAAACTGCTTTTGAAAAGGAATAAAAAGGGTATTTTCAAATGGGAAATCATATTAGAAGCTCTTAAAATGCTTAAAACATTATTCAAGTTTTGCTTGACTAATTATATTTTGCTGCTGTTAGCTCTTATGTTTTTCCTCCCAGACAAGGTTAATTTGTAAAATGTTAATTGATATTGCTTATCTGAATATATTCTATCTGTGTTGGCAGTTTTAGAGAAGGCTTGGATCTTGTAAAAGAGGCTATCAGCAGAACAGGCTATAATGACCGGATAAAAATAGCAATTGATGTTGCTGCTACGAACTTCTGCATGGGTAATGGATCTTTCTGAACAATGATCTTTTAGTTGCATGTGCAGATGGAGAAATTAAATAATCCTGTCTGTTCTATACAGAGCGAAGACTTAGATAGTGTAGTAAAGACCAGAATATATCTATTCAAGGAAAGGAAAAGATGTTGATGTGTGCAGACTGTACTGTTTGTACACATTCGTTGAACAAGTAAAGCATGGTTCTTTTGGCTCTGATAATGTTAAGATTGCATTTCAGTTCTTGCATCTCTTTCCAGATAGGGTTTGTCTAGGATTTTCGCCTGTAATATGACACAGGTTGCTTTAGTGACTGATATTTTATGTTCTGTTTCTGCATGATACAGGTACAAAGTATGACCTGGACTACAAATCACCGAATAAGTCAGGGCAAAACTTTAAGTCGGCAGAAGATATGATTAAGTTGTATAGAGAACTTTGTACTGGTACATTAGAAACTCTTTTCATCTTTCTCATTGTCTTGAATTTTCTCTCttacttttttttaactctataTCCTTTCTTTTTAATGTTAACAGTTTCTCCCCTTTTCtccttttgtttgtgtttgatgtCTCAGAGTACCCAATTGTATCAATTGAAGATCCGTTTGATAAGGAGGACTGGGAACACACCAAACGCTTTTCTAATCTTGCAATTTGTCAGGTTGGCTCTGTTTTCTTCTTGTTATATTATTGAAGGCTCCTGTTGCTTGCATCTTTCCCCGAGTTTAGCTTTGACCGGAGAATACTCTGGTTTTGGTCCCTTATGGAGGATTATGTATGACAACTAGATATGGAGGCAACTGcacttaatttttggttttagCCTACATCATCATCCAGTGTTCATTGACTTACATAAATAATTTGATGACCTTGCCCCTGATTTTGGCTGAGCAGCTTAGGATCTCGAATGCATAAATTAATTTGTTGATCTGTTCAATGGTTTTGCAGGTAGTTGGAGATGACTTGTTAATGTCAAATTCACAACGTATGAAGAAAGCAATAGAGGAATCTACGTGTGATGCTCTTCTTCTGAAGGTATTTAGTTTGTATTTGAACGTAATATGATGTTTTCATCCAAGTGTTTATTCTGCTTTTTTTGTTATTCTAAAATACATTTTCAAGAATAGGAGAGATTAAGATAGAGCAACTGACAGTTTTATGGTTCAAATTTAGATTAACCAGATTGGGACAGTGACTGAGGCCATTGAAGTGGTTAAACTGGCAAAGGATGCCCACTGGGGAGTTGTGGCATCTCATAGATGTGGTGAAACTGAAGAGTCCTTTATAGCTGACTTCTCTGTTGGTCTCTCTACTGGTCAAATCAAAGCTGGTGCTCCTTGCAGAAGCGAGCGACTGGCTAAGTATAACCAGGTCTGCTTTCATACTCACATAATCATATCCACAATTCTTTTGTCACTCAGCTGCTTCACAGCTTACACATTTACACTAGGTAGCATTTAATAAATTGTAAATGAACACATGATCCAATTCTGTGATTTAAAGGCCTTTGCTCTTGGGAGTATGTGAACTATTTTTTGCTTTTACATATTCCAGGCATGGCAGTtgcttcttttctcttctcttttttgttctttcttttttctttttcccagcTTATGACATAATACGTTAAAACAAGTTCCAGGGATAAATTTTTTATCTACATATATACAATTCAAAGTCTGTCCTTAATGGTGAATAGGAACAAGTTGGTCTTCACCATCTAATTAATAACTTGAGCTCTGTCTCTATACTCCCTACTGCTAGTTCTGGCACATTTTCGCAGACATCTCATTGGTTAATATGAGCCATATGGTCATTTTGCCAAAAGAGGTTGGACCACCTCTGGGTCTACGGAAACGACTGCCTATGTATAGATATGCGGCCTTGTTTTGGTACAATGCAAGGCATGATTTGAAATTGATAGGCCAAAGTTTCTTGCAGTTGCTTCGAATTGAGGAAGAGCTTGGGGACGATGCATTTTATGCCGGTGAAGAGTGGAGGGAATCACCCTGATCATTTTCTTCAGGTTTCCTCGGAACTTCCTTATCCTTATTTCCTCACTCAGCAAATCATTCACATGCCACATATTCAGGGAGGTGTTCAGCCGCTCATCAGTCATTCTTCTGCTTCGTTTGTTTTTgctgagtgtgtgtgtgtgtgttttgtttctctctcttttgaagAGAATAGAGAGCATCAAGGAATTTGTAATTAGATCTGCAAGTTGTAGACAAGGGCCATTAGCCTGATGAAATTTTTGGACACATTGGAGAAATAGAATGCAAGCCCTTTTTTTGAGTAGATTTTCTCAACTTGTGTCGTGCATGTAGTTATAATTTGATTTCTGTCCTTCAGAACTTGACATAATTGCATAAGCATGCTGCTGCTTTTGGATATTAGACGTGTAGCTTTAATCACCAAACCAAGTGAAAACTCAACCAATTAAAAGCAAGTGGCCCTAATCAGGATTACAGCTTATGCAATGTGCTTGTTAATGATATTCGCTCACGAACAACAAATTCCAATATTCAAAGGATGCCATTGCCATATTTAGTTTCAGAACCATGAATTTAAACAAGGCCGTATAACATTAGTGCATGAGTTCAGGTTGTGTCACTGCTCGAGTTAAATCGGAGGGAATCGAACCCGTAAACTAGTCTAATCCGGACATTATTTCATAGTTCGATTAGCTGAAAAAGGCACATATCTAATGGCGGAAAAAAGTAACCCATTTCATGGTCTGTAACCTATATATTAGTAACGTAAGAAACAAAAACCATGAAAACAACGTAAGGAAACAAAAAGCACCTCCTCCGACTTTAAAGGCTTAAAGCTAAAAACCTACGTCCAGATTCTCTTGTCCATCATCTTCCTCACATCCTCCATTTCTATAATCCAATTCCTTCCTCCGATCACAATCCCTCCGGCTCTCATTTCCTTCCCTTACAACATCCATTAATTTAGGCCACCATTACATCTCAGAACAGCTCGAAACTCGATCATTGTAACACCAATCCATTCagcttttgatcaaaaaaaaaaaaaaaaaaacagaagccaTCAACAATGTCGTCGGACCCGAAACCAGCAACAATGTCGACGAGCCGGGTCTTCACCGTGGGGTTGATATCGGCATGGTACTCATCCAATATAGGAGTTCTGCTATTGAACAAGTTCCTCCTAACCAATTACGGGTTCAAGTACCCGATCTTCCTGACCCTCTGCCACATGCTGGCTTGCTCTTTCTTAAGCTACGTTGCCATTTCATGGCTCAAGGTGGTTCCCATGCAGAGCATCAGGTCAAGGGTTCAGTTCGTCAAGATATCGTCGCTCGGTTTCATCTTCTGTTTGTCGGTCGTCGGCGGGAACATCTCGCTCCGGTATCTGGCGGTGTCGTTCAACCAGGCGGTGGGCGCCACGACGCCGTTTTTCACGGCGGTTTTTGCGTACTTGATGACTCTGAAGAAGGAAGGCTGGCTCACGTACCTTACTCTTGTACCTGTCGTCACCGGCGTTATTATTGCCAGCGGGGTAAGAACGTAATTACTCAAGCTCCTTGGTccttatgaaattttttttttttttttaatttttatttctctGAGTTCTGAGATTAATTTGATGTTATTGACTTATTAGTTGCTGCTTGGATCTTTTGAGCTTTGAGGGTTAGAAGTTAAAATTTATCATTTCCATACATTAATTTAGCTTTCCCAATTG
It encodes:
- the LOC112164914 gene encoding neutral ceramidase 1, which codes for MEFLGVGIRKSYGGLWAKLAILLVLSTIERAVCDSDYLIGLGSYDITGPAADVNMMGYANTEQIASGVHFRLRARSFIVAEPKGNRVVFVNLDACMASQLVKLKVIERLKARYGDLYTEKNVAISGIHTHAGPGGYLQYIVYIVTSLGFVRQSFDALVDGIQQSIIQAHDNLAPGSVFVNKGEILDAGVNRSPSAYLNNPAAERSKYKYDVDKEMTLLKFVDNQWGPVGSFNWFATHGTSMSRTNSLISGDNKGAAARFMEDWFEENGGRSAYSDDIDAADMPRRVSNIVSDHHDNHHELLELAASFQSPPGKPATRSLSVARRVRGVLRQANKPRFVSAFCQSNCGDVSPNVLGAFCTDTGLPCDFNHSTCGGKNELCYGRGPGYPDEFESTRIIAERQLRKAVDLFNKASEQLTGKIEYRHTYLNFSQLEVTLPKKGGGSEVVKTCPAAMGFGFAAGTTDGPGAFDFKQGDDKGNPFWRLVRDVLKTPGQEQIDCQRPKPILLDTGEMKQPYDWAPSILPIQIFRIGQLVILSVPGEFTTMAGRRLRDAVKTILTSAGHGGNIHVVLAGLTNTYSQYITTFEEYEVQRYEGASTLYGPHTLSAYIQEFKKLATALISNQPVASGPQPPDLLDKQISLLTPVVMDATPVGVSFGDCSSDVPQNSTFKRGHDMVTVTFWSACPRNDLLTEGTFALVEILHGKDTWVPAYDDDDFCLRFKWSRPSKLSTRSQATMEWRIPQSATPGVYRIRHFGASKSLVGSIRHFTGSSSAFVVA
- the LOC112168427 gene encoding cytosolic enolase 3; translated protein: MSVQEYLDNHLLSRKIEDAVNAAVRAKAADPVLFISNHMRKAIPSVITKVKARQILDSRGIPTVEVDLHTNKGMFRASAPSSDLTGFGETRYEAVELRDGDKGSYLGSSVNKAVKNVNEKISEALVGMDPTLQSQIDQAMIDLDKTEKKGELGVNAILAVSMAACKAGAAQKEVPLYKHIADLSGRHTLTLPVPAFTLISGGKRAGNSLAIQEIMILPIGANRFEEALQMGSETYHHLKAVIVDKYGAHGCNVGEDGGFAPNISSFREGLDLVKEAISRTGYNDRIKIAIDVAATNFCMGTKYDLDYKSPNKSGQNFKSAEDMIKLYRELCTEYPIVSIEDPFDKEDWEHTKRFSNLAICQVVGDDLLMSNSQRMKKAIEESTCDALLLKINQIGTVTEAIEVVKLAKDAHWGVVASHRCGETEESFIADFSVGLSTGQIKAGAPCRSERLAKYNQLLRIEEELGDDAFYAGEEWRESP